The following DNA comes from Ammospiza caudacuta isolate bAmmCau1 chromosome 15, bAmmCau1.pri, whole genome shotgun sequence.
CCAAAATACGTGGCTTTTGCTGGCAACCAGCAGCAGAAGAGATCCCTGAGGCACCTGGGGTTGAGCAGCACCCAAAGAGCTTTTCTGGCCCTGGGAAGACCCTGAAGCAGTGCCACAACCACACGTCCCAGCCAGCCAGCCCACCTTGCCTGTCTTACTCAGAAATGGTTTATTTTATCGtgattttcctgtgtttcttgAATTTCAAAGGCAGCcccacaacaacaacagcagtTTTCTGCCTGGCTGGAAGTCACATCAGATCAGTTGCTGCCATGGACATGGGGGTCACCTTcagggtgctggcagtgcccagagtgCTGGAACAGCCCTGAAGCCATCCCCCTCGGGTGCACACACTGACACAGGGGCAGCAGAGgtgccagtgctgccctggccccCCGGAGGGACAGGGAACACAGACACTCTGCCCTGACAGGGACCAGAGCTCAGGGAAAAGCTTACTCAACACTTTCCGCCGTAAAAACAACAGAACTGGAATGACCCTGGATGCCCCTGCAAGCAGCCACAAAGCAGAGCAGCCACTtggccccagctgctccctgccctttgtCCTGCCAGCAAGGGACACCAGGAGGcaaagcagagctcaggggtcccatggcctcagctgcagcccccagtgcccacaggACAGCCCCACACCTCgtgctgtggctggcagcagaCAGGAAGATTTGGCACCTTTAAATAAAACTCTgcaaggtggttttttttgcctCCAGCAGGAACAAAGGCGCTCCCTTCATGCAGGCTCTTGTTTTCCCAGCTATTGGGCTGGTCACAGAAAGATCAAACAGCCAAATTGAATAATTGAAGACAAAAATCAGGGGAAACAGcacctggggcagctgggatccaGGGCTGCAAATCCAGTGCAGCCATCCACACCATGAGCTCCAGCCTGATATCCAGGTCCATAAATGCATGCCGTGAGCAAGTTTAACCTCTCTCCTCATTATGGAGGGGTCACTGTTTACCCAaatccttccccagccccagccacacCTGCTCAGGCCCTGGCACTCGCTCCTGCCCCTGGAGCTACCAAAGCAGCGCAGAGCAGCCGTGTGCTCAGGGAACAAAACAACTTCcctgccagcagggacaggctgcgtAGCCAAGTAAGGAGAGAAGAGGCTGAGGGAAGGCGTTTGCAACACCAGCACGGCCCAGCCAGATCCTGCTCATGTGCAAAACACAGAGTCAGGCTGGCACGTGATATTGGCACCAGCACATCCTGGTCCAGCCCCACCAACACCCCCAGCACCGCTTTGCGgacaaaaaacaacccacaacGTCTTAAAAGGCTGCTCAAGTTTATTCATTGCCATTGTACGAGTTGAGGGTAAAATACAAACGTGTTCCTGCATGTGCTTCGAGAGGGCTTAGTTACACCGGGAGAGAGTAAAAAAGGCTGGAGCGGAATCGTCGGGGTTGCTGCGGTTTTCCACGAGAGAGCAGCGCGTTTTGCTTGGAGCAGCCGGGGTTCTACAGGGGAGGAGGGGCCGTGCCCGCCGGGTGGGAGGGAGCGGCCGTGATGCTCGACTCGCTGGCGTGGCGCCTCCGTCCCGCGCCCGGGGCCGCCACCAGCCCGCAGGCCATCGGTGCTGCGGCCACCCGCAGGGCTCCCAGGCTGtaacacacagcacagggacagtcaGCCACCGTGCCAGCCCCCGCatgtggcactgctgccctgcgTTTATTCCTGGATTATATGGATGTGGTCCATGGGGTCGGGATGCGCCctggggatgcagcagggaTGGCCCCTGGTGCTGCTACCCCTGTCACCTCAAGGCACTCACCTCTCCTGGGACTCTGACACCGTTCTCATGGCTGGGTGAGATGTCTTCCCAAAGAAGAAGCTGGACCACCACTGGCCAGGGTCAGACTTGGGCAGTTCTGAGGAACAGGAACAGGGCATGGCAGGGAGAGTCCAGGTCAGTGCAACCTGGGCACCCCAACCTCACCCCACAGGAGGGGCTGGGTCACCTCCAGGAAGAGCTCCCAcgagccaggacaggtgacactCACCTGGGCCATGGGGGATGACCTCCCCAGAGtactctgagctgcaggagctggtgctggatgTGGAGCTCAGGCGCCCTGTGGAAAAATCACGGCCATCAGAACCACTGCTGACCCATGGTCATGCCATGAGAAGGAAAACATAGCCTTGGTGAGGCTGTGCCTGGATGATACGGCTCAGCCTCATCACTGACTCACTCCACTGCGTGCCCAGTTTAGTGCCAGGCCAGCAAAAACCACTAGGAAGGGAACAGACATTCCAATCATAGGGAGCAGAAAAACACCTTAACACCTCTGCAGGAAAAAACCTGCAACCCCAAGGATAAAATTTAGTCGCCTTGAGAGATGACTTGAGGCCAAGAGGATGCAAATTCCTGTGTATAATCCATGTGCTTTTAGTACAACAGCTCCAAGCCTGCTGCTTTTTTCATCTCGGGGGAATCCTTTAATTCCCTCTGGTTTAAGCAATCCATTAAACCAGAAACTCTCTCCCGGatgaggaaccaggagcaaCCATTGCCCAGACCGGTTTTGGAGCTCACTTCTGAAGCAACAGTGCAAGGTGAAACCATCCACCCCATCCCCTACAATCTTAGTAACAAATGAAGAGATTTGAGTCCCCTCAGCAGCCGGTACAGACGGGCTGGGGGGCCCAAGGAgggtgtgggcagcagcagggacattGCTGGCTGTGCCCTTTCCTCACCAAACACTCCCATGGGGATGCAGCTGAAAGCACAGACCCGAGCTCAGCTCCatctctgctggagctgcatcCCCCCACAGCTGGCAGAGACCCCCATGTGCccacccagcacccccagccccagcctgcccttACTTCTGCGATAGTTGTGCGTGGCCATGAGCGAGCCGCTGGATGGGATGGATGCCATGGTTCCTGATCTTGGTTCTTGTGCAGATCTGAACCTGGGAGCACGGAGGCAGCTGTCAGCACCCACCCCgacccagccctgcacccccaAATGCTGCAGGGGTGCAAATGGAACCATTCACAGAGTTCCATTCCTAGCCCTGCACTGGGAACGGCGGCTGGGGCTCGCTGCACACGGATTAAACCCACAGAGCTCCAAGAGCTACGTGCAAAGCCAAAATAATTCCGTCCTACACAACTGCctgtgcagagcacagcctggcacagccccttcccGACCCCGCAGCCCCTCCCCGGGTGTTTTTCTTGCAGGAATCCAGCTCCCCTCCTTAGATCAACATCTGGAGTTACAAAATCCCAGGCGGACGTTGCATAAGAAACAGAGAAACGCTGAGCTGGGGCACACACCGAGGGTGTTCCTGCAAGAAACTCCAGCCCCAGCgtgtccccagcagcctccCCATCAGCCAGAGCCGGGATAAACCCGCCCGCTTCACCTTTGATGCGGTCCAGCCCCAGTTCTGAACCGGAGAAATTCTTTCTGAACTGGAGCTCCAGTTCTTTCCCTCTTCCGGGTACAAAGCACCTTCCTGCCAGCCGCTGACTCTTCCCACAGCCCGACCCCTTGTTCTCCAAGAAATCTCTAAAAACCGCTCAAGGGCTCACAGCGCCAGCTGCCAACAGCTGCCGGACACGCGGGGGAATCAACCTTagcggggaaactgaggcacggcgAAGTTCCACCCCACAGCGACCCCCTGGCAAAGCAAAGGCTCGGGGCCCCCCGTCCCCTCCCCGGCAGCGCACCTGGGCCGTGTGCGGGTCCGGCGGGctcgggcagggcagggagggcagggcagggagggccgGGGTCCGGCGCGGGGCCGCGGATCGCTCGCACCGCACGGCCTGAGCCGCGGCGCTGCCGAGCCGCCCCCGCGCCCCGCGGCTTTATCCGCGCCGGGCACGCCCCAGCACCGCGCCGCCAATGGCAGCGGGGGCGCGCCCGACACGCCCCTGACAGCCTCGGGGCGCGACTGTCGCGGCcgggacaggggacaccccCGAGGGCTGGAGGGACGGCGCAACAGCGCCCGGAGCGCGGAGAGAGGGGGTTCCGCCCAAACATCCTTCTCCTTTGAGGTGGTTCAGCTCCAGTTCCGAGCTGGACaagtttctttctcctttctttctcctttcaagCAATGCTGCGTTTAAAATGAGGGTAAAcgtgaaaaataaataaatacgGATTCGACGGGGCTCTATCAGTTTTGGAAAGAACTCtttatttcagaggaaaagcttgcGGCAAGGCCAAAGTACAacccacagcacagagctgtgtttggGTACCAGGGTAGCATCCTGtacaggtgctgctgctccgtGAACCACTGCTTTTGTGAGGCTGGGGGAGCCAAGGCAATGGATGTGCAAGAGGAAGCAGATGTGTTGAAGAGGAACAGAAACTCCACAGACAATTTCCTTCTGTTTGGAATGGAAATGGGGTTGAGCACAAAACGCTCTAAGAGAAGCCAGAGCTTTAAGGTATCTCCACAAAGGCAGTTTGGTACTTGGTATACGTAAAATGttcctcattttttctcctctaaatTTCAGTAATGAtactcccaaaaaatcctgccCACCCCTCATCTCTTCATCTCTGAGGTGGTTCAGCTCCAGATCCTAGCTGGAGaagtttctttctcctttcaaaCAATGCTCCGTTCCAAATGAGGGTAAACATGAAAACTAAATAAATAGGGATTCGAAGGATTCTGAGCTGGCTGGGCTTTATGACTTTTGGAAAAGAACCctttatttcagagaaaaagcttgTGGCAAGGCCAAAGTACAacccacagcacagagctgtgtttggGTACCAGGGTAGCATCCTGtacaggtgctgctgctccgtGAACCACTGCTTTTGTGAGGCTGGGGGAGCCAAGGCAATGGATGTGCAAGAGGAAGCAGATGTGTTGAAGAGGAACAGAAACTCTACAGACAATTTCCTTCtgtttgggatggaaatggggTTGAGCACAAAATGCTCTAAGAGATGCCAGAGCCTTAAGGTGTCTCCACAAAGGCAGTTTGGTACTTGTTATACCTAAAATATTGCTCATTTTCTCTCCCCTAAAATTCAGCAatgctccagagcagagctttgcagCCCAGCATGCTGAGGGCTGCGATAAAACCTTGCAGTTTTGGTGCAGCTGtggaaaagaacatttttggAGGGTGATGCTTTAACAGTTTTAGGGATTGAAGGCAGAAGGGAGCCCACATGCCAGCCTGCGGTGGTTCTGTCACAAACTCCCCATGCAATGAGCTTCATTCCTCCCCAGTCtggttttttccttattcatcTGGAGTTATTCTTTAATCCTCAGGACAAGGAcccagtgccaggggaggctgCCCTGGGTTGCTCCAGGACATCaacctccctgcacagctcatGGGACAGCAAAAAGGCCGAGCTGCCCTCAGGGGTGTGTTTCTCAGTGGGGTATGACCACCCCAGCATGGGGACACTCCATGtgagccctgtccccagctgaccCAAGAAGAAGGCCACAGTGACCACTGCCATGGCCACTGGCATGGACACTGCATGAGGaaagcagccagcacagctttcaGGGAAAGCCTTGGCAGTAAATAAATAGATGAAGTAAATAAAGTCTGTAAATAAATAGATTATTTACAAAATTTACCCCAGAGGTTAAAGGGCCAACAGAAGCACATGCATGgtccagctggggaccaagtTCCTCCagccgtgcctcagtttccccactgaTAATACTGACTCAGCGCTTTCCAGGGAAGGGTTTGGCTAAAGGTTGAGATGGACTTTGAATACACAAATTCCAACAGGCAGTTTAAACAGCCACGTGGTTGTTTTCATGCCCAGCATAAGGCTTTGCTTTTGTGCTGTGTGACTGGGTTTGAGCACTGCTTGGATTTCGGGGTCCTGACACTCCCAGTCCTGCCTGGGTACACAGCATGGAGAGTTCCAGGGCACAGGCTTGGAGATTTTCCTGGCCTGGAAAGGAATGATAGAAGGCTAAAAAGTCAGTGCTTCAGACATGAAAAGTCACTTTTGTTTTAGTGTAGCCTGTGTCATCTCTCAGGTTCCTCCTCAGCTCCCTAGAGATGAATTCCTGCATCCTCCACCCCCCTAATAATGTACAGAGCAATTAGAGTGTATTGATAGAAAGATTATATTCCATAATGGATTATATTCTCCCCAGCAGGTACAGGATGATTGTGTACCCCACCGAGCCTGAACAGGCTAATTGCTTTAATTAATGATAGAGCAGAAA
Coding sequences within:
- the PPDPF gene encoding pancreatic progenitor cell differentiation and proliferation factor, whose protein sequence is MASIPSSGSLMATHNYRRRRLSSTSSTSSCSSEYSGEVIPHGPELPKSDPGQWWSSFFFGKTSHPAMRTVSESQESLGALRVAAAPMACGLVAAPGAGRRRHASESSITAAPSHPAGTAPPPL